TTTAACTGtcggatttactaaaggcaaaaccgCTATTGAAACAGCCAGAGctagcaatatttttatttttttttacaaaataatttttggggggttataaaaaaaacaaacagaaaggtCATATCTGAAAGACATTACAAATACAATTGCTCAGTGCTTTCATATAGTTGTAAAGCATAGTGGCACCAGGCTGATATGGAGGCACAAAAACATAACAGCAGCCAAGTGTTTCTGAATCTTATGACcctataacatataacatatagacatGAGGTTAATGGGTGGGTAGGGACATGGGGAGAAGAAATAAGGGGGGATGCTAAATATTTATGGTACCATTATATATCCAAACCTTTTAAATTGACTCTTAGTAAATCACTGGTATCTGAGAAAGAcctctaggggtaaatttatcaagctacgggtttgaaaaaatagattctagttatcatttatttagtacattctacaaattgacagctagaatctaattggttgctataggcaacatctccactttttcaaacctgcagcttgatgcatttacctccTAGACTCTTAGAGGTGTATAAAAACCAAAAACTCCTGGTTGGGGAGCTTGGATAGTGGACAAGGTCAGGAATTCTGCTGAGTCTGTGAATGTCAACCAGGGGCCCCAAATGGCATAGTCATTTTCAAACGAGTCTTCTGCTGATAGAAGCATTTCATCCATAGACCTATAAAGCTTCAAACTCTTAAGCTAATCTAGAATGGTGGGCGCGGAAATGGATCTCcagttaacatttttaaaaaccaccATTTTACAAATCAcaatcccgattttaacaatgatgaagaTACAAACAGaaggatttactaagctggggtttgcaaaaccgccgcaaaaccgccatccaaacggccaaagcGGTGATTGCTTGAACTACGtgatgtttgagctattttgccatttagaagataagaggaagcaccattcacatatacattttgggggcaatcaatatttattgattaagggtcaAAATTAATTTAGAATTACCTTAtgggggcaatttttttttttattatattatggtgatgatattatatttgtgtatattctTGGGGCAAATaggattatataattatattaactgggcaatactatttgattgtcaATGGTtgatttaattatttatgatgcataatgtggcattacatagtgcacccataatataataatacaataagtttgtccacataatataatgaaaatacatttttttaagacGTTTCCTGTTGTTACAGTGGTTTAGAAGACATACGTACATTTCCTTCTCAGTGCATCTATAGTATCCTTAGCAGTACAATAGTCTGAACTAACAGTTAAGCAGAAGCCACAGACTTGTTCTGACATTTTACAACAGTAGAAAAATAGTTTATACCCAAACACAATACAGCCACATCTACTGTAACTTTCAGCACCAAAGACTATAATACCGGACCGTTACCCATCTCTTTTCATCCACTTACTCTGGGAGCCCCATCCTCTGTGTTTTAGGGGTTTCTGATGGGATTTGCTCACATAAAACAGGACCTAATTGTTAATAGGCTGTAACCAGAGCCCTAGGTCAGGCACAACTTCCGTTTCTGTCATCGCACGACCAACAAGATGACACAGTGACTGACACTAGGACCGTTGGGTTGGTAGTTTGATGCACAAGCTGGAACTAAGATAAACCTCTGCTTACACCCTTCTCCAAAGTACGTTCTCCTTTGTGCTGATGGCCTgattcacaatatatattaaattgaatACATGTGCCAAAAATGTACCTGCGTCATGGAGTAATATGAAACTACACACCCGTCTGTGAATACCTGTCTCTGCAGTATTTAAACTATTGATATAGTGAAGATTTTGAAGATATTAATAGCGTTGTGACTGTTACCGGCAATGATGTGCGTTTGCTGTGTATGTAAAACTCTTCACgatattatggggggaattcaattggccacgttactgccgaaagtaacgcggctGACGCTCCactaccattaatacagtaattttaaactagatttctgcttgcggctccctgagcaaAAACTCAGAGTTAAAAAtgaccgtactaatggtaatagagGGCACTAGTACAGTATTAACGGAAATAGTGCGCATCCCACGTTACTTTCGTCAGTGACGCGGCCAATTTAAGTCCCCCCTATATGGTTTTAGACTTAAAGCTGTAATCTGTTTCATacacttatatataaaattacttcCAATAGGAATGGAAGAGAATCTTATATCCTGCAGGGTTGTCGTACCGATACatcatatatgtttatatacacatgCTGGACAACACATTATACACTGTGAAAAATTTCACAATAATTGTAGAGCACGTCTGAAACataataatcattttattaaGATTTGGATTCAATAGCAAAGTGTTACAATAGAAACATACAATACACATGATCATAGATACATAAAATATCTCCATCTGCCAGGTTCAATTGTTCACTCTTAGAAATAGATCACAATGACAATCTGCATATTAGTATATATACCAGTTTATTATTCGAGATCTCCCATAATCTCCACCTGTGTCCATCGCATCCAGTCAGACATTTTGGCCCTGATTCATatccgaacgcaacttgcacgtaagcagggccgaattaacccaaggtctaactgggctaaagCCCTCTGCATTTACACCAGACCGTAGGGGgtggaaaatatatggctgaaATCAGAGTTACGATAAAGACAAGACTTGAATCAGTGCATCTGTGTCAAAATGCCCTCGGCACGCACATGGCCCGCGTTATTGAATGTTTCCAAATTGTgttttcctttatatatatatatctttgtattTTGAGTTATATTATTTCACATTCATGCATTGCATGTTAAAGCAAACATGTTCTGCTGTTCTGCATTGTATACCTCTTTTATAGAACTGTAAACAACCAATGAACATGATATGTCAATCATCTCAAAGACACAAACAATTACAAAGTACCACGATATGAATAAAGTATTAAATTGGTTACTGTGACATTGTTGTatcttaatatataatattaataaatatcatATTATTTTAACATGGTAACAGTATCTATCTGTGGGAGATCATTACAATTTACTTTACTCTATCTGAAAATAcggctttaataaaaataaataaaaggtttaaaagcaGCGCCACCTTGTGGTCAAATGTGTTCTTAGTTGTATAAAATTCAAGCACAGTATATAAGATACCAATATGGAAGTAACATTCAAAAATCCATCAGCAGAGAGCAATGCAACTATATAAATTCAAATGATAAATTATTGAAGCTAAAAAATATTTCCTATTGAATGAGTAAAGATTCAGGCGGCAATAGtctaaaaatgtaagaaaataagaTGAATATAGAATGCATCTGAATGTATAACATGGCACTGAAgtgagtattatatatatatatatatatatatatatatatatatatatatatatatatatatataatgttgtagATGAATGTATGTACCAAGCTCATCTAACACTGTCTGGGGATGTTATATTAACACTGCCAGGGGATGTTATATTAACACTGCCTGGGGATGTTATAATAACACTGCCTGGGGATGTTATATTAACACTGCCGGGGGATGTTAAATTAACACTGTCGGGGGTTGTTATATTAACACGGCCTGAGGATGTTATATTAACACTGCCTGGGGATGTTATATTAACACGGCCTGGGGATGTTATAATAACACTGCTGGGGATGTTATATTAACACTGCCGGGGGATGTTATAATAACACTGCCTGGAGATGTTATATTAACACTGCCTGGGGATGTTATATTAACACGGCCTGGGAATGTTATAATAACACTGCCGGGGGATGTTATATTAACACTGCATGGGGATGTTATATTAACACTGCCAGTTTGATACAAcgcaattgaaaacatttcaggcAGTTAACATAATTTCTTTAgggtaaataaaatatgtattttgattAGTAAGGCTTATAGCACTTGCtagacaacacacacacatatattttattttattttcacaaatgatCAAAATTAATCCAGTTACATTTTGATCAATGATTATTCATTGATACAGTGAAGGAAATAATTCTTAGATTATTCaaactcagtctctctctctttctctctctccctctactattaaatatatagtgtaaACACTTACGCATTTCACTGAAACCCCCTGCTTATCAGGAAAGTGGGCAGATGGATTTTGAGAAGTAGGTAAGAGGTATTATCTCTGTTGATTTAGCCGAAGGACATTTTCAAAGGCACTGGCTGATTTATTTCCACTTGTTTGAAGCCTTAAGTGATGTGAACTGATCACAACACTTTGGTACTGGTCATTTGGACACTTGGCACTGGTATAAGTCTAGGAAGACCTAACCAATCATTTTGCCCCAAGGAAGAAGATATGTATTTCCTTAATGTGTTaggattttaattatattttaccaaCACCATTGGAAAAAATCCCGTGATCCAGAATGTCTCCCATATCGGAGCCAATCTCCTGGATAATATTAATTTTGCAGATGCTGTTCAGAAAAAGTATTCATCACTATTGAGCTATGGCCTGTCTAAGGCaggattaaatatttatttccgATTATTTATATGGAATGTGGaattttgacatttattttttttacttattatgaCTGGATCATTTTAGTGCTGTGTGAGGTTTTATTatattgggggtttttttggttGTTGGTAGTGACAACTATCATTCCCAATAGCGTGCTAATGCAAATTTACTTTAATTCAAGTGCATATATGTtatgttttgtaatatatttttaaaggtaGCTCTACATTAGCTTCAGTTCAAAGCTTAACAGTCATTTCTGGGTAGCTAGAATATAACTCTAAATCTATAACTCTGTTTTATAACTGTAAGTTGGAATGGTACATGAAATTGAAATATCAGTGTCCACTCTACCCATTGTCCTCATTGTCCCTTGGGTTTTAAGGGAACAGATGCTTTCAGAGGCGCAACCCCGAAAAGCGGAAGATATTCTCTCAGGCTCTGTGAAGAACAAACATTCAAATTGTTAGTGAAGAATTGTTGTCATTGTAACTCATTCAAGTAGATAAAAGAAAAAAGACTGCAGACTAAATGACTTATTAAACTGAGATTTTCTAAAGTGTAACATTTGCTTTTCAGATCAAAGGTACAATATAGAAGTAAGCAAATTAATGGTTTCAGTTGACCTAGGACCCCATGGGAAATTCCTCCAAGATGCACATTTTAGACAGCTCATGATTATGGGAGAATCTAAACTGTTATGTACTTACATGAACAGTGCAGTATGTGCATTATAACTATCTGACTGCAGGTTGATTACTATTACTACAATTATGTCTTCGGAGCTTATCAGGAATGGTGGGTCCACAAAATGCCCTACAGGGGCAGTTGCTCTGCACAGTAACAAAACTCACAATGTCGTTGCTGTGAAGGGGAGAGGCTGAGATGTCACAGAGGGTGAAGCTATGAAGTCCGGTGATTGAATTACCTCCATGAATTCCAGGGACACAAAGGCTCAGAGAATAAGTAAGTAAAGTAGATAGGGAGCGACAGGTACGGCTGCTTTAAAATTTCACTGGCCCTTGGCAAAATGCAACTTATTGTGCTTCTGAACTATTTCCAACACGTTAGTTACTTGTAACAGTAAAACTAAAGTTACGGGGCAGAGAGTTTTCATTGGATGATGAATCCAACGCAACACAAAGAAACATATTTTCTTATTACttctacaaataaaaattataaagcgTTAAGGATTTCTTGCAACTTTAGATCTGTCTTTGGTCTCGGATCTGCTATAGTATTCAAAGTTTTATTACGTTAAGGTTAGCGAGATGTTAGGATCGCCTGGAGCAATTCATATGATCATATTTCCAAAGAGTAATCTCAACAAGGATCTCTTTCTTTATGCAACATCTATAAGACCAGTTGCCCCCCACTGATGTCTGAATTAGTTTGGCACATGCCTCTTGATTAAAATGGACCTATGAAATAGTACAGTATATTAAATGAGTGAATGTAAGTAACAGAAGGGGTGAAGAGCTAGAGGAGGTttgagtttggaggcaaaagtgACATTTACAAGAGACAACAGAAGTGACCATACAAACATTTGTATGAATAACTGAGAGTAGAGTTTGGGATTTCATAGTGGTAAAGAGGCTGTTTTTCAAAGCTCCACTTTTCTTATCTTTGGTAACTGACCACGTAATAATTATTGTATTCCATTCTTCCTAATCATCTTACAGTGACTGTATTTGTCTCGCTGTTTGCATGTTATCACAGTATGGGACGGAATATCGGATATAAAGAGATAATACTGATCTCATGGGATAAAGACGTGAATAATTATCTTGggtgtgtcacacttctggtatcacaaacggaacctaacagccaggtatttctgaattcaaaaggatttattttggtatacaaataaatctctagtgtccaacaaataaagtccaaagtcacaagagtataaagatctggtggaagtatcaagtacttgtagtccaaatcacatggaggcaaggttctgtggaagcatctggttcagatacaaacacaatactcgtgcaaaggcttcataacaggaagtgccttttctaggcccaaacaggaaatgggatccaagatggaatcttcatgagacagtcccggccatcttggataagggctattgtaagggcaagttcataacagagatccaagatggaaacttcatgaggcaatcacggccatcttgaatgagggcaaaactaagggcaagtacacaACAGGGTGACAAGTACATGCCTGATGACTAATCTGTATTATAAGTAACCTAGATGTATTTCTACAGAATCTACAATAGGTGTTTTGTCTAACTTATATAGCACATTGGAAAAGGGTTAAGCATTGATGTCTCACAGGGCTGGGGGTCACGACATTTATTCCGACCAGACctctatctgtatggagtttgtatggtctcccaaCATTGGGAATGgcttttctctgggtgctctcgTTTTCCTCCTCCTAAAACATGCTAatggtggtgctatatgaatataaataaaactgttataataataatcatttgtgCGACACTGTAGATGGTGCAGAATAAATTAACAACAATGTTATTACAGTTACCATAAAGTTCGGTAGTTTGAAAATAGCACATATTTTCATCTCCAGTACATAGCATGGTTTCCGCAGTGTAACACCAGATGGAGTCAGATTGGCACGTTGGACAGATCAGTCCATTTGGCTGAAGGTTATCAGCAGGCACTGTAAAATATCAACATAAAAACATGCAATAATACAACGAAGTGTATTTCATTTAAATTGCAAGATATAATCAAGACATCATACCACCCAACAGTCCCGATTTTGGGTGATTTGTCCCACTGTCCCACACAGGGACATGTTTTTCCTAcgggtggaaatgttgggggcaAGGGAGACATCCAATGAGCAGCCTAGCATTTTACAGCAACCCTCCAGGGGGTGTGGCCCCGCATCCATCATGGCGAGGCCATACCTCCTGTGCCACTTCCAGGGACTTTCATGTTAGGAGGTATGAgtcatttttaactttttaatgaCATCTTAAATAGGCAATATTGGTAATATAGACCACATGCTTTATTGGGAATAATGTtcctattatttaaaatatatagatattggaAGTCACAGAGGAGACCGATGACCATATAAAAGATTGTGGAACCCATTGGTGAATTCCAGTaacctttttaatgttttattttacagtaggggccatgtttcatataatatataagtttcaatctgaaactattttttttttatgaagagctcCTCCAATCCAGGTTTTTTACTTTCACTAAGAGTTACACATTTCATCAATGAACATTTTCACATGATATGAtatgtgacatcactactctacACAtgtaagtgatgacatcactaatCTCTAAATCTAGAGACATCATTTTTATGATAGTAGTTTGTTAACTTGTAAAACAAAACCTAAATCCATTCATTAAAAACGTCACATATTATAATTCTCAGGATAGAACAAAGGAATTACATTGAAACACTTACTTGTGGGCATTGGTGCAATGCAATTATCTGTATGACAACAGGAAGTGCTCCTCTTGATCTTGCCATAGTTAGTGGTGATACTTCCCTGAGTATTACATTGATTCTTATGTACACAGGATAAGTCAAGTGTTTCACTGTATATCATCCCATCTGTACAAAAAGCACATCATTACTAAAGAGGGGTTATTATGAATAAAgttgataaaatatattttagttagTGATAAGCTGACTTACTTAGTGTTCAGTGAAAGTTATTCTATCTACCTTCAATCTACAAATCACCAGCCCACCTCCCATCCCAGTAATAACACTTTGGTGAGATTTTCACCCTAGGCTCCCTAACAAAAATGCTTTTTAGCAGGATCCCGGTGCTCACATAACTGGAGCATCTGTCACCAACTTTCACTGCTGTTCTGTTTCTCTGTAACTGTAAAAATTtcacttcatcatcaccatttatttttatagcgccactgattccgcagagatgtacagagaactcattcacatcagtccctgccccattgaaacttacagtctatattccctaacatacacacacacacacacacacacagagtctagggtcaatttttgatagcagccaatttacagtatgtttttggagtgtgggaggaaaccggagcacccagggggaaacacatgcaaacacggggagaacatacaaactccacacagatatggccatggtcgggaattgaactcatgaccccagcgctgtgaggcacttACAATGCAACTTACTACTTCTATTTACCTGTTTACTAATTTGTATGATTGGTTACTCTACAAAGTACCAATATAACGATACACTCACATAATAAACAATTCCCCCATAAGGAAGCTTCACATACTTCCACTTTCCATGCTGTGGAAACGTTTTTCCTTATTACACTATGTGCTCTCCATCTTTTCAATCATTGTCCCAGAAGGAGGGACCACTAAAGGACTTGGTCCTTCAGATGTCTCCTCACACTGGGTTTTCTTCCTTTCCTGTGTGGTAAAGGCTATCtagttgaaaaagagggatagactgcacttcctccaaatatatgaagcagccaaatgcgaacctgagagtgtatgggggacccctaaactcccaacaatgttagatacgtataaaaatagtcaggttctgggcgcttgtaaaggaaagatatatcaatttaatatggataggtccacaatacgctccggccggaacgagacatcttagatgtgttaaacaataaacatgcatcaattgacactgccgaaaacaatgataattataaaaaacactacaaactcagtgtgattgcaaatatggttagagtgcacttgcaagctactaaaatatgaaatgacaattgatatgaaccgcaaaaagaaaatgtaaggaaatataatgtccagagttgtaaaataaaattgttggtgatgatgaaaaatgcaagcaaaaattaaattggtagccgttactcacatgaagcagggatgtctggctgtctataatgcagacaggcacttagtagcggtcccagagtctgtgctgatgaggttagatataacgttgatttcaaaaaagcacccagcagaatgctaATTATTAAACAAGAACgaagaagaaagttcttctagttcctaaaaggaaatcctctccttcttgttgaaagaaaaaatgatcccgctcaaatagcgtgtgcacgctgcgggatatctccgtgttgagattaaatgtatagatatcaaaatgcctccaataatggacaggtacccagcagaatataggtggtgatgatccaaatgtagtcctcctaatccccaacgtagtctctctctttctcataaagttgaggctaagcaggggaagcggtagtgccgctgcggatgagcgcatacacgctacaggctggtctccgatgtggatgtagtcctcctaatccccaaacgtagtctctctctttctcataaagttgaggctaaacaggggaagcggtagtgccgctacggatgagcgcatacacgctacaggctggtctccgatgtggatgtctgtatatggtaatgtaagatgctagcatgctagtaagttgaataaaactgagttgagggacagtccccaacgcgtttcgcccggtggcaatggccagtgggcttcctcagggatagtaatgtccaactggtcttcctagccagtttttaaagagatccggatttgccaatcagccaagaggcaataGACTAATTAAGTAATTAGCGAATACATatgagtactggtgattgcacaacaatccaacaggcatgatggaaaaaaacaaaagaaaacaatagtgcactagttgcaaaacaaaaaagagcttgtttgaacatatatagaaaaatatatataaatagatctggttgcatCCTAAAACTCATCTGTTTGGCCTTCAGTTCAGTCTGTTTAAATCTGAGTAAATTGAGTTTCTCTGCCCCTTGTCTTCTTATCTTCTATTATAAATGCTGCTCCCAGATGATGCAACTATTTCTCAGTAAAATACCTTCTATGAATTGCAAATTGCATGTAAGATCTGTGAGTCAATGTTTACCCTCTGGATGTACTGAGTATGACAGTGTCCAATGCTTAGACAGAACCCTACCTACAGCCAGTGTTTCTCCAAGACCTGTATCCTGCTCCCAATACACCAAGTGGATAAAGCATTGACTTGAACTTGTACTGTGCTAAGAGTAGTTCCCAGTAAGTTTTATTAAAAGGAACCATTGGTTCACAGCTTAAAATAACAAAGCACATGTCACATTTAGCAATTTCACTTCTTTAAAAGTAAACAATGTTTGGAAATTGCAAAATAtgtctatattattttttttttacatacgtGTTTCAGTCGTTGTATGGCTAACACCACAAGCAGTATCGGGGAGGCACTCCATGATTTTTTCAGGACAGGAGGTATATTTAGAAATCAGACACAGGTTGCACGTGAGAGAAAAACCTGCAATTAGGAAGTACAAACAGAACATGGAAGAAGAGTGGAATAAAGTAGGAAACATATACATCAATGTTCACTCCTCTCTGTGGCATGATATCTATACGCATGGCTGGTGCTAGGGTACTAGGTGAAGTTTCAGACCATTGTCCCCTCATCCCTAGGGCATGCATGATACCCCTATATACGTAATTAAATTGTTTAGGATTAACATGTCTATCAGGCACTATGCATCTTTGAACATTGACAGGCTCCAATAAAGAGACTAGCCAATCAGAGTAAGGTAAGGGAACTTTAAGTTGGAGTCAGAGGGAATGCTGGGAGAGTTAGTCCCTGAGGTAAATGTAAAAGGGAGTGGATGTATAAGAGTTATCAGCctgatagaaaataaataaagagataaAACAGAGTAGCATCAGAGATAAAGCAAGAGGAAGAGGATACTGGGgaagtgtttattttaaattatttattttttacaagtgtAGCATCtaccatttatttcaatggtCCATTCTTTTCCATGGGGTTTGACATGCTGGGaattccattgaaatgaatgggctactGATATGAGTAAAGCTCTATGCCGCTAGCTTTCTGGATGCATTACCACACACAGGAGAACACGCCAGCGCATATCAAAGGCGTATACCGCTGTTGAGCCACACATCAAGTAAATGTACAAATGCATGGCAGTTATAAAAGGCAACACCATAGGGTAACCACCTTAAGTAGGTGGTCATACATTTAAATGTTGTCTTTCAGTCACACAGCGGTGTATCTAATATGAGTAAATGATTTTATTATCAGTTTGGGGATAAACGTTTAGGAAAAGAATCTGAATGGAAACTTTTTTTagtttaaaactttttttcagtATAATTTCATGATAGTTGTTTCTCAGCAAAGTTtcaccttttgttttctgtaggAAAACACTGGGGCAATTCAATTCAACCTGATGTACCATCAGACATCATCGCCATATCTGTCTGCGCACATTACTGTGTTCTACGGTCACAACAACATCGCAAATTCTCCTGCGCTGTGTGGTTGGAGGAAAAATCTGCGATTTTGTATAGTCTTGGATTACATCGTATTTATTTGAAGCGGCCCCACTGACTGAGTTTGTCACACACATATGCAATGAGTTTAGAGCATACAATCAGTATAGCTGGAGGGATACAGATAGGAACTGTATAAAGTTCTGCGCAGTACATAATGGAAAGGATTCATTACACTCAACAGAACATCACTAACAGTCTCTCACATAACACTATTTCAGGAGGTTTGACAAATACAGATTAAATATCTACAGGAAACCAGGTGACAGAAGAGGTGATTGTAAGTCAGATTATGTATTGTAAAACAGACTTACCAGTTGCTGTGAGAGCTGAGAGGACACACAGAAATCCAATCAGTGATCCCATGATGAATAGAAGGTGCTGAAAACTAGAAGTGTTATCAGTCTACTGCAGGGTAATCAGCCGCATGTTGCTGGGAATCATAAAGAGGTAATCAGTGTTGAACTAACTGGCCAACAGAGTTAGAATCACTTGTTTCCAGTAGATTTTGTTTCACTCGACACATTCTTCCTGCAATGACTCTGTAAAAGTGAAACAGAAACAGAAACATCAGAGTAGATTCAACGTCATTCACATGCTCTGACTCACTGTCAGAGTGTAGTCACTGTCATTCGTATTGTGGATCCCTGCGCTGCAAGTCATCATTCAGAACGAGGCTGAAGTCAGCTTCTTATTTGTTTgtaattcatgctccagcttcttattcagaaaagcttatttttaaaggattaaatcaatttggatcactgatttcacatcaaaataacactacagggggtcccttatac
Above is a genomic segment from Mixophyes fleayi isolate aMixFle1 chromosome 11, aMixFle1.hap1, whole genome shotgun sequence containing:
- the LOC142107658 gene encoding phospholipase A2 inhibitor NAI-like isoform X2, which translates into the protein MGSLIGFLCVLSALTATGFSLTCNLCLISKYTSCPEKIMECLPDTACGVSHTTTETHGMIYSETLDLSCVHKNQCNTQGSITTNYGKIKRSTSCCHTDNCIAPMPTMPADNLQPNGLICPTCQSDSIWCYTAETMLCTGDENMCYFQTTELYEPERISSAFRGCASESICSLKTQGTMRTMGRVDTDISISCTIPTYSYKTEL
- the LOC142107658 gene encoding phospholipase A2 inhibitor NAI-like isoform X1; the encoded protein is MESLIVFLCVLSALTATGFSLTCNLCLISKYTSCPEKIMECLPDTACGVSHTTTETHGMIYSETLDLSCVHKNQCNTQGSITTNYGKIKRSTSCCHTDNCIAPMPTMPADNLQPNGLICPTCQSDSIWCYTAETMLCTGDENMCYFQTTELYEPERISSAFRGCASESICSLKTQGTMRTMGRVDTDISISCTIPTYSYKTEL